The following are encoded in a window of Fischerella sp. PCC 9605 genomic DNA:
- a CDS encoding GMC family oxidoreductase has product MKELCEMEKRVYYDYIVVGAGSAGSIVASKLAARDSAISILTIEAGKAPDNPQMWTPSDWFEVLQNCPEIEWGYQSVPQPNLNNRVIQLAQAKVLGGCALHNAMVYVRGSISDFDAWGKVAPGWSWNDVLPHFQQVEQTMKVMTPEADQFINDLFNAASQYGLPYNPDYNTSESQYGYARFQFNVTNSPNLTRETTYSTFRPDGYQNITVLSQAFVTRILFEDSVAVGVEYIKDRKKQLAYVQNEVILSAGAIATPKILMLSGVGDENELKKLGISVVANVPEVGKNFYDDLFVSAGFSIFPSQDVPFYSYGLAPAVIFDSTENSSSVIDIESSVGVGTLKGFLGPKHSFWLWPNIMHLKSMGTITLRSSNPEDAPLVDPRYLTAPGDMEKCKKALELSICIGNQPGLSQWREKQIAPQPGQDLETYIRENADTTHHYCGTCRMGADEDSVVNTELKVRSTSNLRIIDSSVFPLPITANTAAATMMIANKGTDIITGVKLSQK; this is encoded by the coding sequence GTGAAGGAGTTATGCGAGATGGAAAAAAGAGTTTATTATGACTATATTGTTGTTGGTGCGGGATCGGCGGGAAGCATAGTTGCCTCAAAACTTGCCGCTCGTGACTCAGCTATAAGTATTCTCACGATCGAAGCTGGAAAGGCTCCAGATAACCCACAGATGTGGACACCAAGCGACTGGTTTGAAGTTTTGCAGAATTGTCCTGAAATTGAGTGGGGATATCAGTCAGTACCTCAACCAAACTTAAACAATCGTGTTATTCAGCTAGCGCAAGCAAAAGTTTTAGGAGGGTGTGCGCTGCATAATGCGATGGTCTACGTGCGGGGTAGCATCTCTGACTTTGATGCGTGGGGAAAGGTAGCGCCGGGTTGGTCATGGAATGATGTTTTGCCACACTTTCAGCAGGTAGAGCAGACCATGAAAGTGATGACACCAGAAGCAGATCAGTTCATCAATGACTTGTTTAATGCCGCCTCCCAATATGGCTTGCCTTATAATCCTGACTACAATACCAGTGAGAGTCAATATGGATACGCTAGATTTCAATTTAACGTGACTAACTCACCCAATCTTACTCGAGAAACCACGTACAGCACTTTCCGACCAGATGGATATCAGAATATAACCGTGCTAAGTCAGGCTTTTGTAACCCGAATCTTATTTGAGGATTCAGTAGCAGTTGGTGTTGAATATATCAAAGACCGTAAAAAACAGCTTGCTTATGTACAGAATGAAGTTATTCTAAGTGCAGGTGCGATCGCAACTCCAAAAATCTTGATGCTTTCAGGTGTCGGCGACGAAAACGAATTAAAAAAACTTGGTATTTCTGTAGTTGCGAATGTTCCGGAAGTCGGGAAAAATTTTTACGATGACCTTTTTGTCAGTGCCGGATTTTCTATATTCCCCAGTCAAGATGTGCCTTTCTATTCCTACGGTCTAGCACCAGCAGTTATCTTCGATTCTACAGAAAACAGTAGTTCAGTTATCGACATAGAATCCTCTGTAGGTGTTGGAACACTGAAAGGTTTCTTAGGTCCAAAGCATTCTTTTTGGTTGTGGCCAAACATAATGCACCTGAAAAGTATGGGAACTATTACCTTGCGCTCAAGCAATCCTGAGGACGCTCCCCTCGTTGACCCAAGATACCTGACGGCACCTGGAGATATGGAGAAGTGTAAAAAGGCGCTTGAGTTAAGCATCTGTATTGGCAATCAACCAGGCTTGAGCCAATGGCGTGAAAAGCAAATCGCTCCACAACCAGGTCAAGATTTGGAAACCTACATCAGAGAAAACGCCGATACAACACACCACTATTGCGGAACTTGCAGGATGGGAGCTGATGAGGATTCCGTGGTGAACACAGAACTCAAGGTGCGTAGCACGTCTAACCTACGCATAATTGACTCTTCCGTGTTTCCGCTTCCAATAACCGCAAATACGGCGGCAGCAACCATGATGATTGCTAATAAGGGAACTGACATAATAACTGGAGTAAAGCTCTCACAAAAATAA
- a CDS encoding class I fructose-bisphosphate aldolase: MATTLSVPSSIESLLGQEAEDLLTYKAKVSKDLLHLPGPDFVDRVWVNSDRHPQVLRNLQLLYSTGRLANTGYLSILPVDQGIEHSAGASFAPNPMYFDPENIVKLAIAAGCNAVATTLGVLGSVSRKYAHKIPFIVKLNHNELLTYPNQFDQIMFASVEQAWNLGAVAVGATIYFGSEQSARQIQEVSQAFKRAHELGMVTILWCYLRNSAFKQDKDYHIAADLTGQANHLGVTIEADIIKQKLPENNNGYEAVAKAANKSYGKTDKRVYSDLTTDHPIDLTRYQVLNCYCGRAGLINSGGASGKNDFAEAVRTAVINKRAGGTGLISGRKTFQRPFEEGVKLFQAIQDVYLSKDVTIA, translated from the coding sequence ATGGCTACTACTTTATCTGTACCAAGTTCTATCGAATCCTTGTTAGGTCAAGAAGCAGAAGACCTGCTGACATATAAAGCCAAAGTTTCTAAAGATTTACTACACCTACCAGGCCCCGACTTTGTAGATCGAGTCTGGGTAAACAGCGATCGCCATCCCCAAGTTTTGCGTAATCTCCAGCTACTTTATTCCACAGGCAGACTTGCCAACACTGGTTATCTTTCCATTCTGCCAGTAGACCAAGGGATTGAACATTCTGCGGGTGCATCTTTCGCGCCTAATCCCATGTACTTTGACCCAGAAAATATTGTTAAGTTGGCGATCGCCGCAGGTTGTAATGCTGTTGCGACAACTTTAGGAGTATTGGGATCAGTTTCACGCAAATATGCCCACAAAATCCCCTTCATTGTCAAACTTAACCATAACGAACTCCTGACTTATCCCAATCAATTTGACCAAATTATGTTCGCCTCCGTCGAACAAGCTTGGAATTTAGGCGCTGTAGCAGTAGGTGCGACAATTTATTTTGGTTCAGAACAATCTGCTAGACAAATTCAGGAAGTCAGCCAAGCATTTAAACGCGCCCATGAACTGGGAATGGTGACAATCCTGTGGTGCTACCTGCGTAACAGTGCTTTCAAGCAAGATAAAGATTATCACATTGCCGCTGACCTCACGGGGCAAGCGAATCATCTGGGCGTGACAATTGAAGCTGACATTATTAAACAAAAGTTACCAGAAAATAACAATGGCTATGAAGCAGTAGCCAAAGCAGCTAATAAGAGTTACGGCAAAACAGATAAACGAGTTTATTCAGATTTAACAACAGATCATCCAATTGATCTAACTCGTTACCAAGTGCTGAATTGTTACTGCGGACGTGCAGGATTGATTAATTCTGGTGGTGCATCTGGTAAAAATGACTTTGCAGAAGCAGTTCGCACCGCAGTTATTAACAAACGCGCTGGCGGTACAGGATTAATTTCCGGACGCAAAACCTTCCAGCGTCCTTTTGAAGAAGGCGTGAAATTATTTCAAGCTATTCAAGATGTTTATCTGTCAAAAGATGTAACTATTGCTTAG